Proteins from a genomic interval of Indicator indicator isolate 239-I01 chromosome 1, UM_Iind_1.1, whole genome shotgun sequence:
- the ABHD10 gene encoding palmitoyl-protein thioesterase ABHD10, mitochondrial — translation MTGQKAIALEDFCNSLGHAFIRFDYTGCGSSDGKLEECTIGKWKKDVLSILDELTDGPQILVGSSLGGWLMLHAAIARPDKVAALVGVAVAADHLVTTFKKLPIEAQKEIEEKGEWKYPTKYNKDGYYSLTYDFVREAENHCVLNSPIPVTCPIRLIHGMRDSEVPWQVSMQVAERVLSQDVDVILRKTGQHRMSEKEDTKLLVNTVDDLIDKLATLA, via the exons TGACTGGTCAGAAAGCAATTGCCCTTGAAGATTTCTGCAACTCTTTAGGTCATGCCTTCATCAG ATTTGATTATACAGGATGTGGAAGTTCAGATGGCAAACTTGAGGAGTGTACAATTGGGAAGTGGAAAAAAGATGTTCTGTCTATACTGGATGAACTTACAGATGGACCACAG ATTCTGGTGGGCTCCAGTTTGGGTGGGTGGTTGATGCTTCATGCTGCAATAGCACGCCCAGATAAGGTAGCTGCTCTGGTTGGAGTAGCTGTAGCAGCAGACCATCTTGTAACAACTTTTAAGAAGCTTCCCATTGAG gcacaaaaagaaatagaagaaaaaggtgAGTGGAAGTATCCCACAAAGTATAACAAGGACGGATATTACTCCTTGACGTACGACTTTGTCAGAGAAGCGGAAAATCACTGTGTGCTAAACAGCCCCATTCCTGTAACGTGCCCCATACGACTCATTCATGGCATGAGGGACAGCGAGGTCCCCTGGCAGGTCTCCATGCAGGTTGCTGAACGTGTTCTGAGCCAAGATGTGGATGTCATCCTCCGCAAAACCGGCCAGCACCGGATGAGCGAGAAAGAGGACACGAAACTGCTCGTGAATACTGTTGATGATTTGATTGACAAGCTGGCAACTCTGGCGTGA